A genome region from Camelina sativa cultivar DH55 chromosome 10, Cs, whole genome shotgun sequence includes the following:
- the LOC104716626 gene encoding aquaporin PIP2-7 — protein sequence MSKEVSEEGKTHHGKDYVDPPPAPLFDMGELKSWSFYRALIAEFVATLLFLYVTVATVIGHKKQTGPCDGVGLLGIAWAFGGMIFVLVYCTAGISGGHINPAVTFGLLLARKVSLVRAVGYMISQCLGAICGVGFVKAFMKTPYNTLGGGANTVADGYNIGTALGAEIIGTFVLVYTVFSATDPKRSARDSHIPVLAPLPIGFAVFMVHLATIPITGTGINPARSFGAAVIYNNEKAWDDQWIFWVGPFLGALAAAIYHQFVLRASAIKALGSFRSNATN from the exons atGTCGAAAGAAGTGAGCGAAGAAGGAAAGACTCACCATGGGAAAGACTACGTGGATCCTCCACCAGCTCCGCTCTTTGACATGGGAGAGCTCAAATCTTGGTCTTTCTACAGAGCTCTCATCGCTGAGTTCGTCGCTACACTCCTCTTCCTCTACGTCACTGTAGCTACTGTCATCGGCCACAAGAAGCAAACCGGTCCTTGTGACGGCGTTGGTTTACTCGGTATCGCTTGGGCTTTCGGCGGTATGATCTTCGTCCTCGTTTACTGCACCGCCGGTATCTCTG GTGGTCACATTAACCCAGCTGTGACTTTCGGTCTGCTGTTAGCTCGTAAGGTCTCTTTGGTTCGAGCTGTTGGTTACATGATATCTCAGTGTCTTGGAGCTATCTGTGGTGTGGGTTTCGTGAAAGCTTTCATGAAGACTCCTTACAACACTCTTGGTGGAGGAGCTAACACCGTAGCTGACGGTTACAACATCGGAACTGCTCTTGGAGCTGAGATCATTGGAACTTTCGTCCTTGTTTACACCGTCTTCTCTGCTACTGACCCTAAGAGAAGCGCTCGTGACTCTCACATCCCC GTGTTGGCTCCACTTCCAATTGGGTTCGCTGTATTCATGGTGCATTTGGCAACTATCCCCATTACTGGAACTGGTATTAACCCAGCAAGAAGCTTTGGTGCTGCTGTTATCTACAACAACGAGAAGGCTTGGGATGACCAA tGGATCTTTTGGGTTGGACCATTCCTGGGAGCATTAGCTGCAGCAATTTACCACCAATTCGTATTGAGAGCATCAGCAATTAAGGCTTTGGGCTCCTTCCGAAGCAACGCGACCAATTAA
- the LOC104716628 gene encoding uncharacterized protein LOC104716628, protein MERLLQPSSSSSSISYISKFFTKTSPFLPRLRSSTLGFVSSSHHHRRPESSRRLSSISCNAFQNPSAFTPLVSNKTNNSFNGSPKSEESKPNPGVLQRIATTASEQRKTLSTGTVILISAVAALLLNPLLAPPAFASFQTAAKTGWLTSAWTGFLAGCLHTLSGPDHLAALAPLSIGRSKMESAAVGALWGCGHDAGQVIFGLLFLLLKDRLHIEVLQTWGTRIVGLTLVIIGAMGIKEASEIPEPCVALETDISMVSTEKEGLPTPKKKKIGFATFATGVVHGLQPDALMIVLPALALPSRLAGSAFLIMFLVGTVIAMGSYTAFIGSCSEALKEKVPRITEKLTWASSLVAIALGLGIVISPFFGFSLY, encoded by the exons ATGGAAAGGCTTCTGCaaccttcgtcttcttcttcctcaatctctTATATTTCCAAATTCTTTACAAAGACTTCTCCTTTCCTTCCTCGTCTCCGCTCATCGACTCTGGGCTTTGTCTCCTCATCTCATCATCACCGTCGGCCCGAGTCGTCACGCCGACTCAGCTCAATCTCTTGCAACGCTTTCCAAAACCCATCAGCGTTTACGCCTCTTGTATCTAATAAGACTAACAATTCCTTCAATGGGTCTCCCAAATCGGAAGAATCCAAACCTAATCCCGGAGTTCTTCAACGGATCGCGACGACGGCTTCTGAGCAGCGAAAG ACATTATCTACTGGAACGGTCATACTAATCTCTGCAGTAGCTGCGCTTTTGCTTAACCCGCTTCTTGCACCACCTGCTTTCGCTAGCTTCCAGACCGCAGCTAAAACTGGTTGGCTAACCAGTGCATGGACAGGTTTCCTTGCTGGCTGCTTGCACACGCTATCAGGACCTGATCACCTTGCTGCTTTAGCTCCGCTTTCAATCGGACGCAGCAAAATGGAAAGTGCTGCTGTTGGAGCTCTTTGGGGATGTGGGCACGACGCTGGTCAAGTCATCTTTGGTTTACTGTTTCTGTTACTTAAAGACCGGCTTCACATTGAAGTATTACAAACTTGGGGTACAAGAATTGTGGGATTGACACTTGTCATCATTGGTGCTATGGGAATCAAAGAAGCTTCCGAGATTCCAGAACCTTGTGTTGCCTTGGAAACCGACATCAGCATGGTATCAACAGAGAAAGAGGGCTTACCAACgcccaaaaagaagaagatcggGTTCGCTACATTTGCAACTGGAGTGGTTCACGGGTTACAACCGGATGCTCTGATGATTGTTTTGCCTGCATTGGCTCTGCCATCTCGGTTAGCTGGGTCTGCGTTTCTGATAATGTTTCTGGTTGGAACGGTTATCGCTATGGGAAGTTACACAGCGTTTATTGGGTCTTGTAGTGAGGCATTGAAAGAGAAGGTTCCAAGGATCACAGAGAAACTAACTTGGGCTTCATCTCTTGTGGCTATAGCTCTTGGATTGGGAATTGTCATCAGCCCTTTCTTTGGATTTAGCCTCTACTGA
- the LOC104716627 gene encoding catalase-2-like encodes MDPYKYRPASSYNSPFFTTNSGAPVWNNNSSMTVGPRGPILLEDYHLVEKLANFDRERIPERVVHARGASAKGFFEVTHDISNLTCADFLRAPGVQTPLIVRFSTVIHERGSPETLRDPRGFAVKFYTREGNFDLVGNNFPVFFIRDGMKFPDMVHALKPNPKSHIQENWRILDFFSHHPESLNMFTFLFDDIGIPQDYRHMDGSGVNTYMLINKAGKAHYVKFHWRPTCGVKSLLEEDAIRVGGTNHSHATQDLYDSIAAGNYPEWKLFIQTIDPADEDKFDFDPLDVTKTWPEDILPLQPVGRMVLNKNIDNFFAENEQLAFCPAIIVPGIHYSDDKLLQTRVFSYADTQRHRLGPNYLQLPVNAPKCAHHNNHHDGFMNFMHRDEEVNYFPSRYDQVRHAEKYPAPPAVCSGKRERCVIAKENNFKEPGERYRSFPPERQERFICRWIDALSDPRITHEIRSIWISYWSQADKSLGQKLASRLNVRPSI; translated from the exons ATGGATCCTTACAAG TATCGTCCAGCTAGTTCTTACAACTCTCCCTTCTTCACCACCAACTCTGGTGCTCCTGTATGGAACAACAACTCCTCCATGACCGTTGGACCCCGAG GTCCTATCCTTCTTGAGGATTACCATCTTGTTGAGAAGCTTGCCAATTTCGACAGGGAGAGGATTCCAGAGCGTGTGGTTCATGCCAGAGGAGCTAGTGCTAAAGGTTTTTTTGAGGTTACTCATGATATATCTAACCTCACTTGTGCTGACTTCCTCCGAGCTCCTGGTGTTCAGACTCCCCTCATTGTGCGCTTCTCTACTGTTATCCATGAGCGTGGTAGTCCCGAGACTTTGAGAGACCCTCGTGGTTTTGCTGTCAAGTTCTACACCAGAGAG GGAAACTTTGATCTTGTCGGAAACAACTTTCCTGTCTTCTTCATCCGTGATGGGATGAAGTTCCCTGACATGGTCCACGCCCTTAAGCCAAACCCAAAATCTCACATCCAAGAGAACTGGAGAATCCTTGACTTCTTCTCTCACCACCCTGAAAGCTTGAACATGTTCACTTTCCTCTTTGATGATATTGGTATCCCACAAGACTACAGGCACATGGATGGTTCTGGTGTCAACACATACATGTTGATCAACAAAGCTGGTAAAGCTCACTACGTGAAGTTCCATTGGAGACCAACTTGTGGAGTCAAGTCTCTTTTGGAAGAAGATGCTATTCGTGTTGGAGGAACCAACCACAGTCACGCTACTCAGGACTTGTATGACTCTATTGCTGCTGGAAACTACCCTGAATGGAAGCTCTTTATCCAAACCATTGATCCAGCTGATGAAGACAAGTTCGACTTTGACCCGCTCGATGTGACCAAGACTTGGCCTGAGGATATCTTGCCTCTTCAGCCAGTTGGGCGTATGGTGTTGAACAAGAACATTGACAACTTCTTTGCAGAGAATGAGCAACTTGCCTTCTGCCCTGCAATCATTGTTCCCGGGATACACTACTCAGACGACAAGCTTCTTCAAACCCGTGTCTTCTCCTATGCTGACACTCAGAGACACCGTCTTGGACCAAACTACCTCCAGCTACCAGTCAATGCCCCAAAATGCGCTCACCACAACAACCATCATGATGGATTCATGAATTTCATGCACAGGGATGAGGAG GTCAACTACTTCCCGTCGAGGTATGATCAGGTTCGTCATGCTGAGAAGTATCCAGCTCCACCTGCAGTCTGTTCTGGAAAACGTGAGAGG TGCGTTATTGCTAAAGAGAACAACTTCAAGGAGCCTGGAGAGAGATACCGTTCCTTCCCACCAGAGAG GCAAGAACGATTCATCTGTAGATGGATTGATGCACTATCCGACCCTCGCATCACACACGAAATCCGCAGTATCTGGATCTCTTACTGGTCTCAG GCTGACAAGTCTCTGGGACAGAAGCTGGCGAGCCGTCTCAACGTGAGACCAAGCATCTAA
- the LOC104716624 gene encoding stress response protein NST1-like isoform X2 — MDFNQKAHPDCVYSDNPFHECASACLEKIAQGHVKKNTKKQTSRLLSFSASFGRKNKQSNSQPPSPLPVSPHKTGGGVFANGNSPKGHHAVVPPVAVKKKTVSETKKSFSSSSSGDPEDFFNHKPENKPSQLIPLSSTNLVDESKTVSPTPGLQEHNGKTGGGAVTRVFSFLSPERSQEKESNDDYTDDDDDDDDDDDDDDEENNNEIGVELDLESVMSDSFVSVGKYRVRSGSSTLLSAIIEKHGDIAQNCKLESDSMRSRYLECLCSLMQELRSTSVRQLTKVKVKEMLAVLKDLESVNIEVAWLRAVLEEFARSQEDAEKEKERQDGLVKAKREELEAQEADLVRMEKEVEEARMRIEETRAQMVEVEMERSRMKKMGFKLEKFKGKSFIDELL; from the exons ATGGACTTCAATCAAAAAGCTCATCCGGATTGTGTATATTCGGATAATCCTTTCCATGAATGTGCTTCAGCTTGTTTAGAGAAAATTGCTCAAGGCCATGTCAAGAAGAACACTAAGAAGCAGA CTTCAAGACTTCTTAGCTTCTCAGCGAGTTTCGGTAGGAAAAACAAGCAGTCAAATTCACAACCGCCTTCACCGCTACCCGTAAGCCCTCATAAAACTGGTGGAGGTGTTTTTGCAAACGGTAACTCCCCAAAGGGTCATCATGCAGTAGTTCCACCTGTtgctgtgaagaagaagactgtttCTGAAACGAAAaagtctttctcttcttcatcatctggtGACCCTGAGGATTTTTTCAACCATAAACCAGAGAACAAACCCTCTCAACTTATTCCACTTTCCTCAAccaatttg GTTGATGAAAGCAAAACGGTGTCACCTACACCGGGACTACAAGAACACAACGGGAAGACTGGAGGAGGTGCCGTGACTAGAGTCTTTAGTTTCCTAAGCCCTGAAAGATCGCAGGAGAAAGAGAGCAATGATGATtatactgatgatgatgatgatgatgatgatgatgatgatgatgatgatgaagaaaacaacaatgaGATTGGAGTAGAGCTTGATCTTGAATCAGTAATGTCTGACAGTTTTGTCTCTGTCGGGAAATACCGAGTAAGATCGGGATCGTCCACTCTCCTAAGTGCTATCATCGAGAAACACGGAGACATTGCTCAAAACTGTAAGCTGGAATCGGACTCAATGCGGTCCCGGTACCTCGAGTGTTTATGCTCATTGATGCAGGAACTAAGGTCAACCTCGGTGAGGCAGTTGACCAAAGTCAAAGTCAAAGAGATGCTAGCGGTTCTCAAAGATTTGGAGTCCGTGAACATTGAAGTGGCATGGCTACGTGCGGTTCTTGAAGAGTTTGCACGGTCTCAAGAAGAtgcagaaaaagagaaagagaggcaGGATGGTTTAGTGAAGGCTAAGAGAGAAGAGCTTGAGGCTCAAGAAGCGGATTTGGTTAGGATGGAGAAGGAAGTGGAGGAAGCGAGGATGCGTATTGAGGAGACACGGGCTCAGATGGTCGAGGTGGAGATGGAAAGGTCAAGGATGAAGAAAATGGGATTCAAATTGGAGAAATTTAAAGGGAAATCGTTTATAGACGAGCTTCTCTGA
- the LOC104716624 gene encoding stress response protein NST1-like isoform X1, with protein MDFNQKAHPDCVYSDNPFHECASACLEKIAQGHVKKNTKKQSTSSRLLSFSASFGRKNKQSNSQPPSPLPVSPHKTGGGVFANGNSPKGHHAVVPPVAVKKKTVSETKKSFSSSSSGDPEDFFNHKPENKPSQLIPLSSTNLVDESKTVSPTPGLQEHNGKTGGGAVTRVFSFLSPERSQEKESNDDYTDDDDDDDDDDDDDDEENNNEIGVELDLESVMSDSFVSVGKYRVRSGSSTLLSAIIEKHGDIAQNCKLESDSMRSRYLECLCSLMQELRSTSVRQLTKVKVKEMLAVLKDLESVNIEVAWLRAVLEEFARSQEDAEKEKERQDGLVKAKREELEAQEADLVRMEKEVEEARMRIEETRAQMVEVEMERSRMKKMGFKLEKFKGKSFIDELL; from the exons ATGGACTTCAATCAAAAAGCTCATCCGGATTGTGTATATTCGGATAATCCTTTCCATGAATGTGCTTCAGCTTGTTTAGAGAAAATTGCTCAAGGCCATGTCAAGAAGAACACTAAGAAGCAGAGtactt CTTCAAGACTTCTTAGCTTCTCAGCGAGTTTCGGTAGGAAAAACAAGCAGTCAAATTCACAACCGCCTTCACCGCTACCCGTAAGCCCTCATAAAACTGGTGGAGGTGTTTTTGCAAACGGTAACTCCCCAAAGGGTCATCATGCAGTAGTTCCACCTGTtgctgtgaagaagaagactgtttCTGAAACGAAAaagtctttctcttcttcatcatctggtGACCCTGAGGATTTTTTCAACCATAAACCAGAGAACAAACCCTCTCAACTTATTCCACTTTCCTCAAccaatttg GTTGATGAAAGCAAAACGGTGTCACCTACACCGGGACTACAAGAACACAACGGGAAGACTGGAGGAGGTGCCGTGACTAGAGTCTTTAGTTTCCTAAGCCCTGAAAGATCGCAGGAGAAAGAGAGCAATGATGATtatactgatgatgatgatgatgatgatgatgatgatgatgatgatgatgaagaaaacaacaatgaGATTGGAGTAGAGCTTGATCTTGAATCAGTAATGTCTGACAGTTTTGTCTCTGTCGGGAAATACCGAGTAAGATCGGGATCGTCCACTCTCCTAAGTGCTATCATCGAGAAACACGGAGACATTGCTCAAAACTGTAAGCTGGAATCGGACTCAATGCGGTCCCGGTACCTCGAGTGTTTATGCTCATTGATGCAGGAACTAAGGTCAACCTCGGTGAGGCAGTTGACCAAAGTCAAAGTCAAAGAGATGCTAGCGGTTCTCAAAGATTTGGAGTCCGTGAACATTGAAGTGGCATGGCTACGTGCGGTTCTTGAAGAGTTTGCACGGTCTCAAGAAGAtgcagaaaaagagaaagagaggcaGGATGGTTTAGTGAAGGCTAAGAGAGAAGAGCTTGAGGCTCAAGAAGCGGATTTGGTTAGGATGGAGAAGGAAGTGGAGGAAGCGAGGATGCGTATTGAGGAGACACGGGCTCAGATGGTCGAGGTGGAGATGGAAAGGTCAAGGATGAAGAAAATGGGATTCAAATTGGAGAAATTTAAAGGGAAATCGTTTATAGACGAGCTTCTCTGA